In Periplaneta americana isolate PAMFEO1 chromosome 3, P.americana_PAMFEO1_priV1, whole genome shotgun sequence, the following are encoded in one genomic region:
- the LOC138696282 gene encoding uncharacterized protein isoform X2, whose protein sequence is MLRQLMLLLIGAAMVMSQRRLALPDPRSCANRVRHATYRDARGVQHTYFFSWEHGPTRSLEVDWLDARNICRRHCMDAVSMETPQENEFIKQRIARGNVRYIWTSGRKCNFNGCNRPDLQPPNVNGWFWSGSGAKIGPTTQRNSGDWSHTGGFGQAQPDNREAAQGNDESCLSILNNFYNDGIKWHDVACHHLKPFVCEDSDELLNFVRSRNPGIRL, encoded by the exons ATGCTTCGACAGTTGATGCTCCTTCTCATAGGAGCTGCGATGGTCATGTCTCAGCGTCGCCTTGCACTACCAGACCCCCGCAGTTGTGCCAATC GAGTCCGGCACGCGACATATCGTGATGCTCGGGGAGTACAACATACCTACTTCTTCAGCTGGGAGCACGGACCCACACGCAGCTTAGAGGTGGACTGGCTCGATGCCAGGAACATCTGTAGACGTCACTGCATGGACGCCGTCTCCATGGAGACACCCCAGGAAAACGAGTTTATCAAGCAGAGGATTGCCAGAG GTAATGTGCGTTACATCTGGACATCTGGACGGAAGTGCAACTTCAATGGGTGCAACCGTCCTGATTTACAACCCCCGAATGTAAATGGCTGGTTCTGGTCTGGTTCTGGAGCCAAGATCGGACCCACAACTCAGCGTAATTCTGGAGACTGGAGCCACACAGGAGGCTTTGGCCAAGCCCAACCCGACAACCGTGAGGCCGCGCAG GGTAATGATGAATCGTGCCTGTCCATTCTGAACAACTTCTACAATGACGGCATTAAGTGGCATGATGTGGCTTGCCACCACCTCAAGCCATTCGTGTGTGAGGACAGTGACGAGCTCCTCAACTTTGTGCGTTCTCGCAATCCCGGCATCCGCCTTTAG
- the LOC138696280 gene encoding BTB/POZ domain-containing protein 6-A-like isoform X2, whose product MAVAIANGNLQEDWQLSKECVRDRIQTLLHTSQWSDCTFQIFKAHKLILASCSPVFEAMCFGPLAEKQCINVDDVEPDVFRILLQYIYTDSIKLSSVEEAGGVLYASKKYMLPHLSRMCRNYLLSNIRPSNVLAIFEFAEGIQETELLEPCMEVMRKYTEDVLQTPCDHISPSTLVTLLDQTALNMSESELFEAVLHWAEAECLQLGMQPTAANRRTVLVKAGALSRIRFLVLSLQEFAAGPEISGVLTSEEVGALRLALENGEVALPPGMNHSARPRGRVAVKHFYCARRFLKTAVTVSGRLRLLTKVQADHSVMVSGVRVFTRLVPQREFAHAPSFPRDYRENMEVSVLDQQGAMLCRTVFTELVEYNTLATVSLSEPVRFVANKEYSILLVLPSSGDRTHEYPLSFVSQTEKSHGVEFRFCDHADINGTGAFVRRLDMGFVDAVVFSM is encoded by the exons atatttaaaGCGCATAAATTGATCCTAGCATCATGCAGTCCTGTGTTTGAAGCTATGTGCTTTGGCCCACTAGCAGAGAAGCAGTGCATCAATGTGGATGATGTGGAGCCTGATGTGTTTAGAATCTTGTTACA ATATATATACACTGACTCTATAAAACTGTCATCAGTTGAGGAGGCTGGTGGAGTCCTCTATGCATCTAAGAAGTACATGCTGCCACATCTGTCACGAATGTGCCGTAACTACTTGTTGAGTAACATCCGTCCAAGCAATGTGCTGGCCATTTTCGAATTTGCAGAAGGAATTCAAGAGACAGAATTACTAGAGCCCTGCATGGAG GTGATGCGCAAGTACACGGAGGATGTGCTGCAAACACCATGTGATCATATCTCTCCCTCAACGCTTGTAACACTGCTGGACCAGACAGCTCTCAACATGAGTGAGTCTGAGCTGTTTGAGGCTGTGCTGCACTGGGCAGAAGCAGAGTGCCTGCAGCTTGGTATGCAGCCCACTGCTGCCAATCGCCGAACTGTGCTGGTTAAGGCTGGTGCATTGTCCAGGATTCGCTTTCTGGTTCTATCACTACAGGAATTTGCTGCAGGCCCTGAAATTTCTGGAGTCTTGACGTCTGAAGAAGTGGGTGCACTGCGGCTGGCACTGGAGAACGGTGAGGTGGCATTACCACCTGGCATGAACCACAGTGCACGACCCCGCGGTCGTGTCgcggttaagcatttttactgtGCACGACGATTCCTCAAAACAGCTGTAACAGTGTCTGGACGTCTGCGCCTGCTCACCAAGGTGCAGGCGGACCATAGCGTGATGGTGAGTGGAGTGCGTGTGTTCACGCGGCTCGTGCCGCAGCGTGAGTTCGCACACGCGCCCTCTTTCCCACGTGACTACCGTGAGAACATGGAGGTGAGTGTGCTGGACCAACAGGGCGCAATGTTGTGTCGCACTGTGTTTACAGAGCTTGTTGAGTACAACACGCTGGCCACTGTCTCACTGAGTGAACCCGTCCGCTTTGTGGCCAACAAAGAATATAGTATTCTGCTGGTGCTGCCATCCAGTGGTGATCGCACACATGAATACCCACTCAGCTTTGTGTCACAAACTGAGAAGTCCCACGGTGTTGAGTTCCGTTTCTGTGACCACGCTGATATTAATGGTACAGGTGCTTTTGTCCGCAGACTTGACATGGGTTTTGTGGATGCCGTAGTGTTCTCCATGTAG
- the LOC138696282 gene encoding uncharacterized protein isoform X1, which yields MAALLKIRLAPVIQAANEEENSTVDNMLRQLMLLLIGAAMVMSQRRLALPDPRSCANRVRHATYRDARGVQHTYFFSWEHGPTRSLEVDWLDARNICRRHCMDAVSMETPQENEFIKQRIARGNVRYIWTSGRKCNFNGCNRPDLQPPNVNGWFWSGSGAKIGPTTQRNSGDWSHTGGFGQAQPDNREAAQGNDESCLSILNNFYNDGIKWHDVACHHLKPFVCEDSDELLNFVRSRNPGIRL from the exons GAAGAGAATTCCACCGTCGACAACATGCTTCGACAGTTGATGCTCCTTCTCATAGGAGCTGCGATGGTCATGTCTCAGCGTCGCCTTGCACTACCAGACCCCCGCAGTTGTGCCAATC GAGTCCGGCACGCGACATATCGTGATGCTCGGGGAGTACAACATACCTACTTCTTCAGCTGGGAGCACGGACCCACACGCAGCTTAGAGGTGGACTGGCTCGATGCCAGGAACATCTGTAGACGTCACTGCATGGACGCCGTCTCCATGGAGACACCCCAGGAAAACGAGTTTATCAAGCAGAGGATTGCCAGAG GTAATGTGCGTTACATCTGGACATCTGGACGGAAGTGCAACTTCAATGGGTGCAACCGTCCTGATTTACAACCCCCGAATGTAAATGGCTGGTTCTGGTCTGGTTCTGGAGCCAAGATCGGACCCACAACTCAGCGTAATTCTGGAGACTGGAGCCACACAGGAGGCTTTGGCCAAGCCCAACCCGACAACCGTGAGGCCGCGCAG GGTAATGATGAATCGTGCCTGTCCATTCTGAACAACTTCTACAATGACGGCATTAAGTGGCATGATGTGGCTTGCCACCACCTCAAGCCATTCGTGTGTGAGGACAGTGACGAGCTCCTCAACTTTGTGCGTTCTCGCAATCCCGGCATCCGCCTTTAG